From Zingiber officinale cultivar Zhangliang chromosome 5B, Zo_v1.1, whole genome shotgun sequence, the proteins below share one genomic window:
- the LOC121984401 gene encoding probable E3 ubiquitin-protein ligase HIP1 isoform X2, whose product MQGQRSTFQPVCEAFDMDRPSSSSTSVMDQPLLWNELLPVSVENQDLPRNPMSSSGTVSCGNVASQEGPSFNFWDTIGPSSSMPPLNQGSHNEIKLEYSWMASSLGSRTGGPRIQDSRPEATNNLSFETDSGDLNINLANNRQQLSQLLALNESPHDSSHNTKHVEMSREVLGSGFHSGPSNVGLTPYQHVAFCASSSGGSSSRAIDFFSNNDGGKQKVTECSSHKRKNIERDHGECSASGNSGNFNEEDNNTRGSIIPRAGASNHYHFVSSAGNHQRNTRMRMNHADEANTFAPDLWAQENNLAYYNPWHPQLASATIPHNQLSDSRYQGSNLVPHRQRHVCTMPVLPLDLYPFPHNGISTTEVGSSSGSPAVAADGASAELDSSGVSINISEQTSAPPISTRNMLHEQTNWGSVTGSTVLSGNLVPTSQVGTNLGVYQPLGANWLTHQNRRRISEAVCRSLLSSDCRGHSMDHSTCQNSSSASQEVGHQSGAVSRVHQHPYMRLSGALSVPLPTRTLAATREGRNRMSEIRNVFERLRRGENLLLEDVLLLEQSAFVGGGNFQDRYRDMRLDVDNMSYEELLALGERMGSVNTGLSEEKILSCLKQRKYISVATHLLAEVEPCCICREEYIEGEEVGRLDCSHDFHSACIKKWLMIKNICPICKTTALST is encoded by the exons ATGCAGGGTCAAAGGAGTACTTTTCAGCCCGTCTGTGAAGCTTTTGATATGGATCGACCATCTAGTTCAAGCACTTCCGTCATGGATCAACCATTGCTCTGGAATGAACTTCTCCCTGTTTCAGTGGAAAATCAGGATTTACCTCGGAACCCAATGTCTTCAAGTGGAACTGTTTCCTGTGGAAACGTAGCCAGCCAAGAAGGTCCAAGTTTTAATTTTTGGGATACAATTGGTCCTAGCTCTAGCATGCCCCCACTAAACCAAGGATCTCACAATGAAATTAAACTTGAATATAGTTGGATGGCTTCTTCTCTAGGTAGTAGAACTGGTGGACCAAGGATACAAGATAGTAGACCTGAAGCAACAAACAATCTTTCATTTGAAACTGATAGTGGTGACCTCAACATCAATTTGGCCAACAACAGACAACAATTATCTCAGTTACTTGCCTTGAATGAGTCCCCTCATGATTCAAGTCACAATACAAAACATGTTGAAATGAGTAGGGAGGTTCTTGGATCAGGGTTTCATTCGGGACCAAGTAATGTGGGTTTAACACCATATCAACATGTTGCCTTCTGTGCAAGCTCTTCAGGAGGGAGTTCTTCAAGGGCTATTGATTTCTTTTCCAACAATGATGGAGGCAAACAAAAAGTTACAGAATGCTCTTCACACAAGAGAAAAAACATTGAAAGAGACCACGGGGAATGCTCAGCAAGTGGAAATTCTGGCAACTTTAATGAAG AAGACAATAATACAAGAGGCAGTATAATACCAAGAGCTGGAGCTTCTAATCACTATCATTTTGTGAGTTCGGCTGGCAACCATCAGAGGAACACTCGAATGAGAATGAACCATGCAGACGAAGCTAATACTTTTGCACCTGATCTATGGGCCCAAGAGAATAATCTAGCTTATTACAATCCTTGGCATCCCCAGTTAGCATCTGCAACAATCCCGCATAATCAATTGTCAGATTCTAGGTACCAGGGTAGCAATTTGGTGCCACATAGGCAACGCCATGTATGTACTATGCCTGTCTTACCTCTGGACCTGTATCCCTTTCCACACAATGGAATTTCAACTACAGAAGTAGGTAGTTCTTCAGGATCCCCAGCAGTTGCAGCTGATGGTGCATCAGCGGAACTCGACTCATCAGGTGTTTCTATCAATATCTCAGAGCAAACGTCTGCTCCTCCAATTAGCACCAGAAATATGTTACATGAGCAAACAAATTGGGGTTCAGTCACTGGCAGCACAGTTTTGTCTGGAAATTTGGTGCCTACATCACAAGTTGGCACCAACTTAGGAGTTTATCAACCACTAGGAGCCAACTGGTTAACTCATCAAAATCGACGTCGTATATCAGAAGCTGTATGTAGATCCCTTCTTTCTTCTGATTGCCGAGGTCATAGTATGGACCACTCTACATGTCAAAATAGTTCTTCCGCATCTCAGGAGGTTGGACATCAGTCAGGAGCTGTATCACGTGTTCATCAGCATCCATACATGAGATTAAGTGGTGCTTTGAGTGTTCCATTGCCTACGCGGACTCTTGCAGCTACAAGAGAAGGGAGAAACAGGATGTCAGAG ATTCGGAATGTTTTTGAGCGCCTCCGCAGGGGTGAAAATTTACTTCTTGag GATGTTTTACTTCTTGAGCAATCAGCATTTGTTGGAGGTGGCAATTTTCAGGACAGGTACAGAGATATGAGACTGGATGTGGATAACATGTCTTATgag GAACTGTTGGCACTGGGAGAACGTATGGGTAGCGTCAACACCGGACTCAGTGAGGAAAAAATCCTCAGTTGCTTGAAGCAACGCAAGTACATATCTGTCGCCACTCATCTACTTGCAGAAGTTGAACCATGCTGCATTTGTCGG GAAGAATACATCGAAGGAGAGGAAGTGGGTCGATTGGATTGCAGCCATGATTTCCACTCTGCATGCATCAAGAAATGGTTGATGATAAAAAATATATGTCCCATCTGTAAAACAACTGCTTTGAGTACCTGA
- the LOC121984401 gene encoding probable E3 ubiquitin-protein ligase HIP1 isoform X1 encodes MQGQRSTFQPVCEAFDMDRPSSSSTSVMDQPLLWNELLPVSVENQDLPRNPMSSSGTVSCGNVASQEGPSFNFWDTIGPSSSMPPLNQGSHNEIKLEYSWMASSLGSRTGGPRIQDSRPEATNNLSFETDSGDLNINLANNRQQLSQLLALNESPHDSSHNTKHVEMSREVLGSGFHSGPSNVGLTPYQHVAFCASSSGGSSSRAIDFFSNNDGGKQKVTECSSHKRKNIERDHGECSASGNSGNFNEGVYRAEDNNTRGSIIPRAGASNHYHFVSSAGNHQRNTRMRMNHADEANTFAPDLWAQENNLAYYNPWHPQLASATIPHNQLSDSRYQGSNLVPHRQRHVCTMPVLPLDLYPFPHNGISTTEVGSSSGSPAVAADGASAELDSSGVSINISEQTSAPPISTRNMLHEQTNWGSVTGSTVLSGNLVPTSQVGTNLGVYQPLGANWLTHQNRRRISEAVCRSLLSSDCRGHSMDHSTCQNSSSASQEVGHQSGAVSRVHQHPYMRLSGALSVPLPTRTLAATREGRNRMSEIRNVFERLRRGENLLLEDVLLLEQSAFVGGGNFQDRYRDMRLDVDNMSYEELLALGERMGSVNTGLSEEKILSCLKQRKYISVATHLLAEVEPCCICREEYIEGEEVGRLDCSHDFHSACIKKWLMIKNICPICKTTALST; translated from the exons ATGCAGGGTCAAAGGAGTACTTTTCAGCCCGTCTGTGAAGCTTTTGATATGGATCGACCATCTAGTTCAAGCACTTCCGTCATGGATCAACCATTGCTCTGGAATGAACTTCTCCCTGTTTCAGTGGAAAATCAGGATTTACCTCGGAACCCAATGTCTTCAAGTGGAACTGTTTCCTGTGGAAACGTAGCCAGCCAAGAAGGTCCAAGTTTTAATTTTTGGGATACAATTGGTCCTAGCTCTAGCATGCCCCCACTAAACCAAGGATCTCACAATGAAATTAAACTTGAATATAGTTGGATGGCTTCTTCTCTAGGTAGTAGAACTGGTGGACCAAGGATACAAGATAGTAGACCTGAAGCAACAAACAATCTTTCATTTGAAACTGATAGTGGTGACCTCAACATCAATTTGGCCAACAACAGACAACAATTATCTCAGTTACTTGCCTTGAATGAGTCCCCTCATGATTCAAGTCACAATACAAAACATGTTGAAATGAGTAGGGAGGTTCTTGGATCAGGGTTTCATTCGGGACCAAGTAATGTGGGTTTAACACCATATCAACATGTTGCCTTCTGTGCAAGCTCTTCAGGAGGGAGTTCTTCAAGGGCTATTGATTTCTTTTCCAACAATGATGGAGGCAAACAAAAAGTTACAGAATGCTCTTCACACAAGAGAAAAAACATTGAAAGAGACCACGGGGAATGCTCAGCAAGTGGAAATTCTGGCAACTTTAATGAAG GTGTATATCGTGCAGAAGACAATAATACAAGAGGCAGTATAATACCAAGAGCTGGAGCTTCTAATCACTATCATTTTGTGAGTTCGGCTGGCAACCATCAGAGGAACACTCGAATGAGAATGAACCATGCAGACGAAGCTAATACTTTTGCACCTGATCTATGGGCCCAAGAGAATAATCTAGCTTATTACAATCCTTGGCATCCCCAGTTAGCATCTGCAACAATCCCGCATAATCAATTGTCAGATTCTAGGTACCAGGGTAGCAATTTGGTGCCACATAGGCAACGCCATGTATGTACTATGCCTGTCTTACCTCTGGACCTGTATCCCTTTCCACACAATGGAATTTCAACTACAGAAGTAGGTAGTTCTTCAGGATCCCCAGCAGTTGCAGCTGATGGTGCATCAGCGGAACTCGACTCATCAGGTGTTTCTATCAATATCTCAGAGCAAACGTCTGCTCCTCCAATTAGCACCAGAAATATGTTACATGAGCAAACAAATTGGGGTTCAGTCACTGGCAGCACAGTTTTGTCTGGAAATTTGGTGCCTACATCACAAGTTGGCACCAACTTAGGAGTTTATCAACCACTAGGAGCCAACTGGTTAACTCATCAAAATCGACGTCGTATATCAGAAGCTGTATGTAGATCCCTTCTTTCTTCTGATTGCCGAGGTCATAGTATGGACCACTCTACATGTCAAAATAGTTCTTCCGCATCTCAGGAGGTTGGACATCAGTCAGGAGCTGTATCACGTGTTCATCAGCATCCATACATGAGATTAAGTGGTGCTTTGAGTGTTCCATTGCCTACGCGGACTCTTGCAGCTACAAGAGAAGGGAGAAACAGGATGTCAGAG ATTCGGAATGTTTTTGAGCGCCTCCGCAGGGGTGAAAATTTACTTCTTGag GATGTTTTACTTCTTGAGCAATCAGCATTTGTTGGAGGTGGCAATTTTCAGGACAGGTACAGAGATATGAGACTGGATGTGGATAACATGTCTTATgag GAACTGTTGGCACTGGGAGAACGTATGGGTAGCGTCAACACCGGACTCAGTGAGGAAAAAATCCTCAGTTGCTTGAAGCAACGCAAGTACATATCTGTCGCCACTCATCTACTTGCAGAAGTTGAACCATGCTGCATTTGTCGG GAAGAATACATCGAAGGAGAGGAAGTGGGTCGATTGGATTGCAGCCATGATTTCCACTCTGCATGCATCAAGAAATGGTTGATGATAAAAAATATATGTCCCATCTGTAAAACAACTGCTTTGAGTACCTGA
- the LOC121984401 gene encoding probable E3 ubiquitin-protein ligase HIP1 isoform X3, which yields MQGQRSTFQPVCEAFDMDRPSSSSTSVMDQPLLWNELLPVSVENQDLPRNPMSSSGTVSCGNVASQEGPSFNFWDTIGPSSSMPPLNQGSHNEIKLEYSWMASSLGSRTGGPRIQDSRPEATNNLSFETDSGDLNINLANNRQQLSQLLALNESPHDSSHNTKHVEMSREVLGSGFHSGPSNVGLTPYQHVAFCASSSGGSSSRAIDFFSNNDGGKQKVTECSSHKRKNIERDHGECSASGNSGNFNEGVYRAEDNNTRGSIIPRAGASNHYHFVSSAGNHQRNTRMRMNHADEANTFAPDLWAQENNLAYYNPWHPQLASATIPHNQLSDSRYQGSNLVPHRQRHVCTMPVLPLDLYPFPHNGISTTEVGSSSGSPAVAADGASAELDSSGVSINISEQTSAPPISTRNMLHEQTNWGSVTGSTVLSGNLVPTSQVGTNLGVYQPLGANWLTHQNRRRISEAVCRSLLSSDCRGHSMDHSTCQNSSSASQEVGHQSGAVSRVHQHPYMRLSGALSVPLPTRTLAATREGRNRMSEIRNVFERLRRGENLLLEVL from the exons ATGCAGGGTCAAAGGAGTACTTTTCAGCCCGTCTGTGAAGCTTTTGATATGGATCGACCATCTAGTTCAAGCACTTCCGTCATGGATCAACCATTGCTCTGGAATGAACTTCTCCCTGTTTCAGTGGAAAATCAGGATTTACCTCGGAACCCAATGTCTTCAAGTGGAACTGTTTCCTGTGGAAACGTAGCCAGCCAAGAAGGTCCAAGTTTTAATTTTTGGGATACAATTGGTCCTAGCTCTAGCATGCCCCCACTAAACCAAGGATCTCACAATGAAATTAAACTTGAATATAGTTGGATGGCTTCTTCTCTAGGTAGTAGAACTGGTGGACCAAGGATACAAGATAGTAGACCTGAAGCAACAAACAATCTTTCATTTGAAACTGATAGTGGTGACCTCAACATCAATTTGGCCAACAACAGACAACAATTATCTCAGTTACTTGCCTTGAATGAGTCCCCTCATGATTCAAGTCACAATACAAAACATGTTGAAATGAGTAGGGAGGTTCTTGGATCAGGGTTTCATTCGGGACCAAGTAATGTGGGTTTAACACCATATCAACATGTTGCCTTCTGTGCAAGCTCTTCAGGAGGGAGTTCTTCAAGGGCTATTGATTTCTTTTCCAACAATGATGGAGGCAAACAAAAAGTTACAGAATGCTCTTCACACAAGAGAAAAAACATTGAAAGAGACCACGGGGAATGCTCAGCAAGTGGAAATTCTGGCAACTTTAATGAAG GTGTATATCGTGCAGAAGACAATAATACAAGAGGCAGTATAATACCAAGAGCTGGAGCTTCTAATCACTATCATTTTGTGAGTTCGGCTGGCAACCATCAGAGGAACACTCGAATGAGAATGAACCATGCAGACGAAGCTAATACTTTTGCACCTGATCTATGGGCCCAAGAGAATAATCTAGCTTATTACAATCCTTGGCATCCCCAGTTAGCATCTGCAACAATCCCGCATAATCAATTGTCAGATTCTAGGTACCAGGGTAGCAATTTGGTGCCACATAGGCAACGCCATGTATGTACTATGCCTGTCTTACCTCTGGACCTGTATCCCTTTCCACACAATGGAATTTCAACTACAGAAGTAGGTAGTTCTTCAGGATCCCCAGCAGTTGCAGCTGATGGTGCATCAGCGGAACTCGACTCATCAGGTGTTTCTATCAATATCTCAGAGCAAACGTCTGCTCCTCCAATTAGCACCAGAAATATGTTACATGAGCAAACAAATTGGGGTTCAGTCACTGGCAGCACAGTTTTGTCTGGAAATTTGGTGCCTACATCACAAGTTGGCACCAACTTAGGAGTTTATCAACCACTAGGAGCCAACTGGTTAACTCATCAAAATCGACGTCGTATATCAGAAGCTGTATGTAGATCCCTTCTTTCTTCTGATTGCCGAGGTCATAGTATGGACCACTCTACATGTCAAAATAGTTCTTCCGCATCTCAGGAGGTTGGACATCAGTCAGGAGCTGTATCACGTGTTCATCAGCATCCATACATGAGATTAAGTGGTGCTTTGAGTGTTCCATTGCCTACGCGGACTCTTGCAGCTACAAGAGAAGGGAGAAACAGGATGTCAGAG ATTCGGAATGTTTTTGAGCGCCTCCGCAGGGGTGAAAATTTACTTCTTGag GTTCTGTGA